The Deltaproteobacteria bacterium genomic interval GCGCGCGGCCTACTACCAGGCTGCCGGCGTCGCGCTGCCGCCGCTTCGCCCGCCGGAGCGAATCGCGCCGCGCATGACCGAGCCGTGGTTCTGTTGAAGCGAGCCGACGGAGCGCCAGTTCGGCGCTCTCGTGTAGCCGCGCGGCGCGGATCAACGGCCGGCGCCGGCGAGCAACAGGTCGACCAGCGCGTCTGCCAGGTCGTCGCCGGCGGGCAACCCCGCGAGCGGCGCCGCGTCGCCGAGCGCCCGCCGCACGAGCTGCGCCGGCCCCGCGAGCGCGATCGCGGCCGCCGCGATCGCGGCCTGCGGCACGTCGTCGCGCAGGCTGCCCTCGCGCACTCCGTCGGCGATCGCGGCGGCGACCAGACGGACGTGACCGCGGCGGAATCGCTCGAACAGCCGGTGGCGCCGCGCGCTCGACGACAACAGCTCGCGCGCGACGAGACGCACGGTGTCGACCTCGACGTCCGACACCCGCGCGAGGCGCGCGAACAGTCGCCGCAGCCGCTGCGGCGCCGGCACGCCGGGCGCGAGCGCCCGCTCGAGATCGGCGAGCAGCGCGGCGTACACCTCGTCGACGACCGCGAAAAACAGCTCGTCCTTCGTCCGAA includes:
- a CDS encoding TetR/AcrR family transcriptional regulator → MPRPRTDIRSRILRAARRLFVARGVDGTPLRTIARDARTSIGMVYYYFRTKDELFFAVVDEVYAALLADLERALAPGVPAPQRLRRLFARLARVSDVEVDTVRLVARELLSSSARRHRLFERFRRGHVRLVAAAIADGVREGSLRDDVPQAAIAAAAIALAGPAQLVRRALGDAAPLAGLPAGDDLADALVDLLLAGAGR